The sequence GCTGATGTCATTTGCGGAAACCGGTTGGGATGCTACGCAGAAAGCAGGGTACGTGGCGCTGGTCGAGACCGATTGGGGCGGCTCGTACGAAGCCGAAAAATACAAAGGCCACTATTGGCTGTCGTATCTGGGTGGTTCTGAGAAAGGGTATGAAGCGGGCCGTTTGGGCGTTGGCATTGCAACGACGAACGACCTGGCCAAACCGATCGAAACAAAGCGGCTATCGCAGCCGGTCCTGTCGGCAGTAGATGCTGATGCTCGCTGGTACGATAACAAAACCATCTATAAAAGCTTGATTGTCCGGGATAAAGCTCAGATAACGGGCTACCCATTTGTGATGTATTACAATGCCAAGGGCGTAAAGCCAGATGCCAAGGGCAATGGCTTCGAAACCATCGCGATGGCCGTTTCTACCAATATGACGAACTGGAAACGGCATGGCCAGCAACCTTTAATTACTCGCCAGACGGGTATTTGTGGGGATGCGCAGATCACAAAAATTGGCGATCTCTACGTCATGTTTTACTTTGGTGCATTCTGGAAGTCCGATGCGTTCGAGCGATTTGCCTGTTCGTATGATCTTGTCAATTGGACCGACTGGCAGGGTGATGACCTCGTTTCTCCTTCCGAGCCGTTCGACAAAACCTATGCGCACAAACCCTGGGTGATCAAGTGGAACGGCGTGGTGTATCACTTCTACAATGCTGTGGGTACAAAAGGGCGAGTGATTGCGCTGGCTACGTCCAAAGATTTGGGTAAGAGTCGATTTAGTGACTAACGAAAACGCAACGATGCAAAAACGATTGACTGTTTGTGTCCTTTTACTGGGCTGTCAATTTCTGAGCGGACTGGCTTGGGCACAGGATTTTATCCTGAAACCCGATACGTTTAAACCGTACGTAACAGCCTTTGATAGTACCGACGAGGAGTTGTATAAACAATTGATTCCCAATGCGAAAGCCTGGGAGTTCCTTGCGCAGAATATTCCGTTATTCGAATGCCCGGATAAGCAACTGGAACAGACGTATTACTTCCGCTGGTGGACGTACCGAAAGCACCTTAAACGGACGCCCGCGGGCTACATCATCACCGAGTTTTTACCGGATGTTTCCTGGGCTGGAAAGCATAATTCCATAAATTGTCCGGCGGGGCATCATTTTTACGAAGGCCGCTGGCTACGGGATGATACGTATTTGAAAGAGTACGCCCGTTTTTGGTTCCGGTCGGGGGCCAGTCCACGTTCGTATAGTTCGTGGGTGACTGATGCGATTAGTTCATTTGCCAAGGTGCATTCCGACACGACATTTCTGACGGATCTGCTACCAGACCTCCTGACCGATTTTACCGAGTGGGAAAAGATGCGGCTGGATTCGACGGGTATGTTCTGGCAAACGGACAATCGGGATGGGATGGAAATTTCTGTGTCTGGAGCTTTAGGCACCAAATCACAGGGCTACCGGGCTACGATCAATAGCTACATGTTCGGGAATGCCAAAGCTCTGGTAACCATTGCGCGTATGGCGGGTAATAAAACCGTTGCGGATGAGTATACTCGAAAAGCAGCCACGATCCGCCAGCAGATTCTGGGTAAATTGTGGGACGAAAAAGCCAAATTTTTCAAAGTTATTCCGCGGGGAACCGGTACATTAGCCCGAGCCGAAGTTCGGGAATTGCATGGATTTACTCCCTGGTATTTTTCAATTCCCGACGAAAAACATGCCGTTGCCTGGGCACAATTAACCGATGAAGATGGGTTCTGGGCACCCTACGGACCAACTACAACGGAGCAGCGGCATCCTGGTTTTAAAATCTCGTACGAGGGGCATGAATGTCAGTGGAATGGCCCGAGCTGGCCTTTCGCTACTGCCATAACCCTCACGTCCTTAGCCAACTTACTGAACGATTACAAGCAGAATGTAGTGGACAAGCGCGATTTCTGGAAACTGCTGCTCGCTTATAGCCGTTCGCAGCAACGCATTTTGCGAGATGGAGATCGGGTGCCGTGGATCGATGAAAATCTAAATCCCTACACGGGTGACTGGATTTCACGTACCCGATTATCGACGATGGAAACCGGTTCCTGGTCTGAAAAAAAAGGCGGTCGGGAACGTGGTAAAGACTATAATCATTCGACATTTTGCGACCATATTATAGCCGGCCTCGTTGGCATACGTCCGCAACACGGAAATCAGCTTGTTATCAACCCGCTTCTACCCGATAACACCTGGGATTATTTTTGTCTAGATCGGGTACTGTATCACGGAAAAACGCTGACCATTCTGTACGATAAAACCGGAATGAAATACGGAAAAGGAATCGGTCTTCGCGTTTTTGTGAATGGTATAGAAAAGGCCACTGCTACTTCTTTACAAAGAATTACCACCACCATTTGAGTAATCTGCATGAAAATCAACGTTACGTTTCACCTCCTTTTGGTAAGTTTTGCCCTGACAACAGTTGGCCAGGTAAAAACAACTAAAGCCCAGCCGGTAACCTATGTGGGCAACCGGGCTCCATTACGCACCAATCCGTATACCGAACTGCCACTTGGTGCCATTAAACCGCTGGGTTGGCTAAAGGAAATGCTGATTCGCCAGAAAAATGGGGCAACCGGTAAGCTGGACGAATTGTATCCACTAGTGATGAATAACCGAAACGGCTGGCTGGGTGGGGATGGCGATCAATGGGAGCGGGGACCCTACTGGATCGATGGTCTTTTGCCACTTGCTTACATTCTGGACGATCAGGCGCTTATCGCCAAAACAAAACCCTGGGTGGAGTGGGCCCTTAACAGTCAACAACCGGATGGCTACTTTGGACCATCAAAAGACTACAGTACCGAGCCCGGTATCCAGCGCGATAACAGCCGCGACTGGTGGCCCAAAATGGTGATGCTGAAGATTCTGAAGCAATATTATTCGGCCACGGGAGATAAGCGCGTGATCAAGCTGATGACGAATTATTTTAAGTATCAGTTAAAAGAGCTTCCTGAAAAACCGCTCGATCACTGGACTTACTGGGCACGCTACCGGGGTGGCGATAACCTGATGGTGGTGTACTGGCTGTATAACATTACGGGCGATAAGTTTTTGCTCGAGTTAGGTGATCTGGTTCATAAGCAGACATTTGATTATACGGATGCGTTTCTGAATACGGACTTCCTGGCCAAACCCGGCAGTATTCATTGCGTGAATCTGGCGCAAGGTATCAAAGCCCCCATCATTTATTATCAGCATCATTCCGACAAAAAATACCTGGATGCGACAAAGAAGGGCTTTGCCGATATCCGAAAATACAACGGCATGGCGCACGGTTTGTACGGGGGCGACGAAGCCCTGCACGGCAATAATCCAACGCAGGGTTCAGAATTATGTTCGGCAGTTGAAATGATGTTCTCGCTGGAAAGTATACTGGAAATTACCGGCGACGTAGCCTATGCCGACCATCTTGAGAAAGTGGCCTTTAATGCCTTACCCGCTCAGGTGTCAGACGATTTCATGACCCGCCAGTATTTTCAGCAGGCCAACCAGGTAATGGCGACCCGACACCC comes from Spirosoma aureum and encodes:
- a CDS encoding beta-L-arabinofuranosidase domain-containing protein, with amino-acid sequence MKINVTFHLLLVSFALTTVGQVKTTKAQPVTYVGNRAPLRTNPYTELPLGAIKPLGWLKEMLIRQKNGATGKLDELYPLVMNNRNGWLGGDGDQWERGPYWIDGLLPLAYILDDQALIAKTKPWVEWALNSQQPDGYFGPSKDYSTEPGIQRDNSRDWWPKMVMLKILKQYYSATGDKRVIKLMTNYFKYQLKELPEKPLDHWTYWARYRGGDNLMVVYWLYNITGDKFLLELGDLVHKQTFDYTDAFLNTDFLAKPGSIHCVNLAQGIKAPIIYYQHHSDKKYLDATKKGFADIRKYNGMAHGLYGGDEALHGNNPTQGSELCSAVEMMFSLESILEITGDVAYADHLEKVAFNALPAQVSDDFMTRQYFQQANQVMATRHPRNFGDNHGGTDLCFGLLSGYPCCTSNMHQGWPKFVQNLWYATGTPGRPDNGLAALVYSPSEVKTRVGNGTAVSIKEETGYPFEETIKFTVNVDQGVKSVTFPFHLRVPQWCKKGTVKINGKLWKEAPGNELVKIVRDWKSGDVVELELPMHIFKNNWYENSMSIERGPITYALKIGEEVKPVKNEKDPINYGATYNEVFPTTPWNYALIQVPDNKLDDQYKFEKKGPVSTFPWTPEQAPLFIKTKAKRIPSWGMYNEMTGPIPYSVTYQLETAQEAEEVILIPYGCTSLRISQFPVVRK
- a CDS encoding MGH1-like glycoside hydrolase domain-containing protein, whose translation is MQKRLTVCVLLLGCQFLSGLAWAQDFILKPDTFKPYVTAFDSTDEELYKQLIPNAKAWEFLAQNIPLFECPDKQLEQTYYFRWWTYRKHLKRTPAGYIITEFLPDVSWAGKHNSINCPAGHHFYEGRWLRDDTYLKEYARFWFRSGASPRSYSSWVTDAISSFAKVHSDTTFLTDLLPDLLTDFTEWEKMRLDSTGMFWQTDNRDGMEISVSGALGTKSQGYRATINSYMFGNAKALVTIARMAGNKTVADEYTRKAATIRQQILGKLWDEKAKFFKVIPRGTGTLARAEVRELHGFTPWYFSIPDEKHAVAWAQLTDEDGFWAPYGPTTTEQRHPGFKISYEGHECQWNGPSWPFATAITLTSLANLLNDYKQNVVDKRDFWKLLLAYSRSQQRILRDGDRVPWIDENLNPYTGDWISRTRLSTMETGSWSEKKGGRERGKDYNHSTFCDHIIAGLVGIRPQHGNQLVINPLLPDNTWDYFCLDRVLYHGKTLTILYDKTGMKYGKGIGLRVFVNGIEKATATSLQRITTTI
- a CDS encoding glycoside hydrolase family protein, which translates into the protein MQSVFDEVKTPFKYGIVLPQPDSGRMVDSPTIFRKENNWYMTYIIFDGKGYETWLAKSDDLLNWTTLGKLMSFAETGWDATQKAGYVALVETDWGGSYEAEKYKGHYWLSYLGGSEKGYEAGRLGVGIATTNDLAKPIETKRLSQPVLSAVDADARWYDNKTIYKSLIVRDKAQITGYPFVMYYNAKGVKPDAKGNGFETIAMAVSTNMTNWKRHGQQPLITRQTGICGDAQITKIGDLYVMFYFGAFWKSDAFERFACSYDLVNWTDWQGDDLVSPSEPFDKTYAHKPWVIKWNGVVYHFYNAVGTKGRVIALATSKDLGKSRFSD